A single genomic interval of Camelina sativa cultivar DH55 chromosome 11, Cs, whole genome shotgun sequence harbors:
- the LOC104724191 gene encoding F-box/LRR-repeat protein At5g38396-like: protein MDPFSNLPDEILCHTLSFLTTKEAALTSVLSKRWRNLIAFVPNLHIDNSVFLNPQEGKHKSYEIQQSFMDFVDRVLALQRNSPIKKASLKCLSMLDSDSHRVDDWISNVLARGVCELDLLIYLCMDEYVLLSSKCFESRNLVKLKLDSLCIGVQPDTISSAPVGWLVGGIVLLPMLKTLVVKSVGFYVDEFFLRALPALEELVMDDVFWLWSVTDVIVSNANLKKLTVNSNHYTGTISFDTPSLVYFCYSDYVAKDYPVVNMENLVEARISLLVTEDQIKRARAPNDYLLDEGDDNVVLRFENVGKLMNGIRNVQYLELSPVTLEISYLLFSVLSFCCDSMPLFNNLKSLTIKSDENHTWQAMPVLIRNCPHLETLVLEGLFHHVADNCGDACDCVSRKEKGRSLTSCPVKVLEIKGFQGTEKEMHMVKHLLNYFLFLMEIKIYMNVDIKGRDLEAIVEDMKLYNKNCNVQFLVNGDL, encoded by the exons ATGGATCCTTTTAGCAATCTACCAGACGAGATTCTTTGTCATACCTTGTCTTTCCTTACCACAAAGGAGGCTGCTTTGACATCTGTTCTCTCCAAGAGATGGCGCAATCTTATTGCGTTCGTCCCTAATCTTCACATTGATAACTCTGTCTTTCTCAATCCCCAAGAGGGTAAGCATAAAAGTTACGAAATCCAACAGAGTTTCATGGATTTTGTTGATAGAGTATTGGCATTGCAACGTAATTCTCCCATTAAGAAAGCCTCCCTCAAGTGTCTAAGTATGCTTGATTCTGATTCACACCGAGTCGATGATTGGATAAGCAACGTGTTGGCGCGCGGTGTTTGTGAACTTGATCTGTTAATCTATTTGTGTATGGATGAATACGTTCTGTTGTCTTCAAAATGTTTCGAGAGTAGGAATCTAGTTAAGCTGAAGTTGGATAGTCTTTGTATTGGTGTTCAACCGGATACGATCAGTTCAGCTCctgttggttggttggttggagGGATAGTCTTATTACCAATGCTTAAAACTCTCGTGGTTAAGTCAGTTGGGTTTTATGTCGATGAGTTTTTTCTTAGAGCTTTGCCTGCGCTTGAGGAATTGGTCATGGATGATGTGTTCTGGTTGTGGAGCGTTACGGATGTCATCGTGTCAAATGCAAACCTCAAGAAACTAACAGTAAATTCTAACCATTATACAGGGACTATTTCGTTTGATACACCTAGTCTTGTTTACTTCTGTTACTCTGATTATGTTGCTAAAGACTACCCTGTAGTTAACATGGAAAACTTAGTTGAGGCTAGAATCTCCCTTTTGGTAACTGAAGATCAAATCAAGCGAGCAAGAGCGCCGAATGATTATTTGTTAGATGAAGGTGATGACAATGTTGTTCTCCGATTTGAAAATGTGGGGAAGCTTATGAATGGCATACGAAATGTTCAGTATCTGGAATTATCTCCTGTGACTCTTGAGATCagttatcttcttttttct GTGCTTTCCTTCTGCTGTGATTCGATGCCACTGTTCAACAACCTGAAATCGTTAACTATTAAGAGTGACGAAAATCATACATGGCAAGCAATGCCAGTTCTTATAAGGAACTGTCCACATTTAGAAACTCTAGTCCTTGAG GGTCTCTTTCACCATGTCGCAGATAATTGCGGGGATGCTTGTGACTGCGTTTCTCGTAAGGAAAAGGGTCGTTCACTCACATCTTGTCCAGTAAAGGTTTTAGAGATTAAAGGGTTTCAAGGAACAGAGAAAGAGATGCACATGGTGAAGCATCTCTTGAactattttctgtttttgatggAGATCAAGATCTATATGAATGTTGATATAAAGGGCAGAGACCTGGAAGCTATCGTGGAGGATATGAAACTCTACAACAAGAATTGCAATGTGCAGTTCCTGGTAAATGGGGACCTGTAG
- the LOC104724194 gene encoding uncharacterized protein LOC104724194, translated as THVDSMKRARVSSVYEGKERNRSRKGEETRRDQSKHARMTAKARMSVNKESMKSLLPKHKKSLVIMKSMRKKEETQKYQNKVIVSVVEKEKEEKDKGATEIMEEEMEMTNSKLVEDWPKMLTYEEEWTWFAFAFGWGWWRRYDAVMSGESWFN; from the coding sequence ACGCACGTGGATTCTATGAAGAGAGCTCGTGTAAGTTCGGTGTATGAAGGTAAAGAGAGGAATAGATCAAGAAAGGGAGAGGAAACTCGAAGGGATCAATCAAAACATGCGAGGATGACCGCGAAAGCTCGAATGAGTGTTAATAAAGAGAGCATGAAATCTCTGCTGCCCAAACACAAGAAATCGTTGGTGATTATGAAGTCGAtgagaaagaaggaagagacacaaaaatatcaaaataaagttATAGTTAGTGTtgtagaaaaggaaaaggaggaGAAAGACAAAGGTGCGACGGAGATTATGGAGGAAGAGATGGAAATGACTAATTCAAAGTTGGTTGAGGATTGGCCGAAGATGTTAACATATGAGGAGGAGTGGACATggtttgcgtttgcgtttgggTGGGGATGGTGGCGGCGTTATGACGCCGTGATGAGCGGTGAgagttggtttaattaa